One window of the Pedobacter ginsengisoli genome contains the following:
- a CDS encoding baseplate J/gp47 family protein: MSAKSIDYKVILKRDGQTQQERMPALLDPAIAAVDQRTKADYYKFVQEISKQVKFFDIDAVNKSLTENGEWDNFFSLSIEEINAMAGNKLLPPHLALWNTFIELMEKPKALMNTLTQRHLDFYYHDVLKLNQTPPIADKAHVLFELKKNTENTLLKSGTLLLAGKDNTKKDISYKLEQDIIVNASKVAELKSLYVNPFNRNIIFHAPIANSKDGLGAILDSQNPKWNGFGSTSMPLAQVGFSLSSSILKMREGDRNIKVYLTVRGLDVSAKNNVLTANLFKVSITGEKGWIGPKLTSATISSSDNFNYRIEFSINISKDEPAAVVYNKATHGGEFDTINPILQIIVNNEKTDFGYQNLTNAELVDATIEVNVQGISSMELENDFGALNPKKPFKPFGPLSDENSNFYILHEETFSKRLKSFSLDVEWKNIPASNLKTYFANYGNSNIDNGFFSASASFKDGYSWKKSSESVKLFNTSNAQLQTSWKFNNPDYAVLFPFFILPQLYTPYFINPGQSVLQTVSSKMSYLLPGFSSIQQKTNFVNAKSANTLQLYKPALQLILNLYKDIRKGQLHLKLDHSFLFKDYREKYTAEILRYSLNGGELKLPAEPFAPEIQSISLNYTATTAKINFSGTSLNDYIDEEIEFFQCGPFGQAREHAYTRSKHSFLNNALVKLLPQYNSEGELFVGLSDLYAEDSASILFQVAEGSANPEKPKIDLEWSILCDNYWKTLTNDDFILDTTNGLLTSGIIKIVIPKEATTSNTILSGGLLWIKASIKKDTDAVCNLIDVQANAAIVIFDDQGNDPLRLASALPAKAITKLKAEIAAIKKINQPYASFGGAVKENDSAYYTRVSERLRHKERTVAIWDYERLILQHFPTVHKVKCINHATASSFYSPGNTLIIVVPDLTNHNAVDPFKPKVDKNTLDEINTFLSKHSSAWASYQVVNPSYEPLKISVNLKLKKGYEFNYYQKVIDQKLQDFLSPWMNNEGNDIHFGGKITKSMVIKFLEDLEYIDYLTDLSLYKFSPNMRAFGRNVEVAEASNPASILVSHTQHNVISDPSNSRNSFLGPIKLLI; encoded by the coding sequence ATGAGCGCTAAATCAATAGATTATAAAGTTATTCTGAAACGCGATGGGCAAACTCAGCAAGAGCGAATGCCCGCGTTACTGGATCCTGCAATTGCCGCTGTTGATCAACGTACAAAAGCAGATTACTACAAGTTTGTGCAGGAGATTTCAAAACAAGTAAAATTTTTTGATATCGATGCCGTTAATAAAAGTCTAACGGAAAATGGGGAGTGGGATAATTTCTTTAGCCTAAGTATAGAAGAGATTAATGCTATGGCAGGCAATAAATTATTGCCTCCACATCTGGCACTCTGGAACACTTTTATTGAGCTAATGGAAAAACCAAAGGCTTTAATGAATACGCTTACACAGCGCCACCTTGATTTTTACTACCACGATGTTCTAAAACTAAACCAAACACCTCCAATTGCAGATAAAGCACATGTGCTTTTTGAACTTAAAAAGAATACAGAAAACACCTTATTAAAATCCGGCACATTACTTTTGGCCGGTAAAGACAATACTAAGAAAGACATTAGTTATAAACTTGAGCAGGATATTATTGTAAATGCATCAAAAGTAGCTGAACTAAAATCCCTTTATGTAAACCCCTTTAACCGGAACATTATATTCCATGCCCCAATTGCAAATTCTAAAGATGGATTGGGTGCCATTTTAGACTCCCAGAACCCAAAATGGAATGGCTTCGGTAGTACTTCAATGCCATTGGCACAGGTTGGCTTTTCATTATCAAGCAGTATTCTGAAAATGAGAGAAGGCGACAGAAATATTAAGGTATACCTCACTGTTAGAGGTCTTGATGTGTCTGCAAAAAATAATGTTTTAACCGCCAATCTTTTTAAAGTTAGCATAACCGGAGAAAAGGGGTGGATAGGACCAAAACTAACCTCAGCAACAATATCATCATCAGATAATTTTAATTACAGAATAGAATTTAGTATCAACATAAGTAAAGATGAACCAGCCGCAGTTGTATATAATAAAGCAACGCATGGCGGAGAATTTGACACCATTAATCCGATACTACAAATTATTGTAAATAATGAGAAAACAGACTTTGGCTATCAGAACCTAACTAACGCCGAACTTGTAGATGCCACAATAGAGGTAAACGTCCAGGGCATTTCTTCAATGGAACTTGAGAACGATTTTGGGGCATTAAACCCTAAAAAACCCTTTAAACCATTTGGCCCCCTGTCAGACGAAAACTCTAATTTCTATATTCTTCATGAAGAAACATTTTCAAAACGGCTAAAAAGCTTTTCACTAGATGTAGAATGGAAAAATATTCCTGCTTCCAATCTTAAAACTTACTTTGCTAATTATGGCAATTCGAATATCGACAATGGCTTCTTTAGTGCATCCGCATCATTTAAAGATGGCTACTCATGGAAAAAAAGTTCAGAATCGGTAAAGCTATTCAATACATCGAATGCTCAATTACAAACCAGCTGGAAGTTTAATAATCCAGATTATGCTGTTCTGTTTCCGTTCTTTATACTTCCACAGCTTTACACTCCATATTTCATTAATCCGGGTCAATCAGTATTGCAAACGGTAAGCAGCAAAATGTCTTATTTGTTACCAGGATTCTCAAGTATTCAGCAAAAAACCAATTTTGTAAATGCCAAATCGGCTAATACCCTGCAATTATACAAACCAGCACTTCAGTTAATACTTAACCTTTATAAAGATATCCGTAAAGGCCAATTACACCTTAAACTGGATCATAGTTTTCTATTTAAAGATTATAGAGAAAAATACACTGCCGAAATCTTAAGATATAGCCTTAATGGAGGAGAACTTAAGCTTCCTGCCGAACCATTTGCACCCGAAATCCAATCAATTTCACTAAACTATACAGCAACAACGGCTAAAATCAATTTTAGTGGAACTTCATTAAATGATTACATTGATGAAGAGATTGAATTTTTTCAATGCGGTCCTTTTGGGCAAGCGCGTGAACATGCGTATACCAGAAGTAAACATTCATTTCTAAATAATGCGCTGGTAAAACTTCTGCCACAGTACAACTCAGAAGGTGAATTGTTTGTTGGTTTAAGTGATTTATATGCCGAAGATTCTGCAAGTATTTTATTCCAGGTAGCAGAAGGAAGTGCTAACCCGGAAAAACCAAAAATAGATCTGGAATGGAGCATACTTTGCGATAATTACTGGAAAACACTTACAAATGATGATTTCATTCTTGACACTACTAATGGCTTACTTACCAGCGGAATTATAAAAATAGTAATCCCAAAAGAGGCTACCACATCAAACACGATCTTATCTGGTGGTCTGCTTTGGATAAAGGCATCCATAAAAAAAGACACAGATGCTGTCTGCAACCTGATTGATGTACAGGCGAATGCTGCAATTGTTATTTTTGATGATCAAGGCAATGATCCCTTGCGTTTAGCCAGTGCGCTGCCAGCTAAAGCCATTACAAAGTTAAAAGCTGAAATAGCTGCCATTAAAAAAATTAACCAGCCATACGCTTCATTTGGTGGGGCGGTAAAAGAGAATGATTCTGCGTATTATACTCGTGTAAGCGAGCGTTTACGCCACAAAGAAAGAACTGTTGCAATTTGGGATTACGAGCGCCTTATTCTACAGCATTTTCCCACAGTTCATAAAGTTAAATGTATCAACCATGCAACTGCAAGTTCATTTTATTCGCCGGGAAACACCTTAATAATAGTTGTTCCTGATTTGACCAACCACAATGCTGTTGATCCTTTTAAACCAAAAGTAGATAAGAATACCCTTGATGAAATAAATACCTTCTTAAGCAAGCATTCATCTGCCTGGGCCTCATATCAGGTAGTAAATCCAAGTTATGAACCACTAAAGATATCTGTTAATCTCAAATTAAAAAAGGGCTACGAGTTTAACTACTATCAAAAGGTTATAGACCAAAAATTGCAGGATTTTTTATCCCCATGGATGAACAATGAAGGAAACGATATTCATTTTGGAGGCAAAATTACAAAGTCAATGGTTATCAAATTTTTAGAAGATCTGGAATACATTGATTATCTGACAGATTTGTCACTTTATAAATTCTCTCCAAATATGCGGGCCTTCGGTAGAAATGTAGAGGTTGCAGAAGCATCAAACCCTGCATCTATATTGGTATCTCATACCCAACACAATGTGATAAGTGATCCTTCAAATTCCCGGAACTCATTTTTGGGACCAATAAAACTTCTGATCTGA
- a CDS encoding contractile injection system tape measure protein, whose amino-acid sequence MNGDVIIRKQKIRLHASNEKLAFDCKQFLNEIVSNKLPEIYQRIFHQNIHQDSYINISNIKVDIGNLQISEFKNRFVEIVEEKIVSELKKQFEENPHNKDFSVGDNFNSGPDHSPSIEYSSEKDQKKLVLLYFFQNGTYPWWYEQSPEKSPFQILGTFDQEEQKEFLFKLLTKLRVLPISEAERTFSRFADYTTSADLVGYINLFIDLYANNSSKANITTLLAARNQLAKLFNVPKKIFLKQLLSFILLHIDETDFIKKFLINLRQSFPASAEEIKKRTQEIKLNLVSSDLEKLISSDLIKTNEINWADKSDKKSADNHKTKESLYIENAGLILLHPFLPAYFKDLKLINDKNQFISANAQSRASVLLYYLQCGSEKYNEWEMPFNKILCGLQCVDLIPKGIKLKKKEKEESKLLLETVVRYWEALKGSSTEALQNTFFLRKGKITPKDNSWLIQVERTGVDILLDRLPWSIGTVKLPWLKEIIHTEW is encoded by the coding sequence GTGAATGGTGATGTAATTATCCGCAAACAAAAAATCAGGCTGCATGCCAGTAATGAGAAACTTGCGTTTGATTGTAAGCAATTTTTGAATGAAATAGTAAGCAACAAGCTGCCTGAAATTTACCAGAGAATATTTCATCAAAATATACACCAGGACAGTTATATAAATATCAGCAATATTAAGGTTGATATAGGCAACCTGCAGATAAGTGAGTTCAAAAACAGATTCGTAGAAATCGTAGAAGAAAAGATTGTTAGTGAACTTAAAAAACAGTTCGAAGAAAACCCACACAACAAAGACTTTTCTGTTGGCGACAATTTCAATTCAGGCCCTGATCATTCACCTTCAATAGAATACAGTAGCGAAAAGGATCAGAAAAAGCTTGTTTTATTGTATTTTTTTCAAAATGGTACTTATCCCTGGTGGTACGAACAATCGCCTGAAAAATCCCCTTTTCAAATTCTTGGTACTTTTGATCAGGAAGAACAAAAGGAATTTTTGTTTAAATTATTAACTAAGCTCCGGGTATTACCAATTTCAGAAGCTGAGCGAACATTCAGCAGATTTGCTGATTACACCACTAGCGCTGATCTTGTAGGTTACATAAATCTTTTTATAGATCTGTACGCCAACAATTCTAGTAAAGCAAATATAACCACGCTTTTGGCAGCGAGAAATCAGTTAGCAAAACTGTTTAATGTGCCAAAAAAGATATTCTTAAAACAACTACTAAGTTTCATTCTGCTCCACATTGATGAAACTGATTTCATTAAAAAATTCCTGATCAATTTAAGACAGTCTTTTCCTGCTTCGGCAGAAGAAATCAAAAAAAGAACGCAGGAAATAAAACTAAATCTAGTTAGTTCTGATCTTGAAAAACTTATTTCCAGCGATCTGATTAAAACAAATGAAATAAATTGGGCTGATAAATCTGATAAAAAATCCGCTGATAATCATAAAACCAAAGAGAGCTTATATATAGAAAATGCCGGATTAATCCTTTTACATCCGTTTCTGCCCGCATATTTTAAGGATTTAAAGCTAATTAATGACAAGAATCAATTTATATCCGCCAATGCACAATCACGGGCATCAGTTTTACTCTATTATTTGCAATGCGGAAGCGAAAAATACAACGAATGGGAAATGCCCTTTAATAAAATTCTTTGTGGGTTACAGTGTGTTGATTTAATTCCAAAAGGCATTAAGCTGAAAAAAAAAGAAAAGGAAGAATCAAAATTATTACTGGAAACGGTGGTGAGGTATTGGGAAGCCCTAAAAGGTTCAAGCACTGAGGCCCTGCAGAATACTTTTTTTTTACGCAAAGGTAAAATAACACCAAAAGATAATTCATGGCTTATACAGGTTGAACGGACAGGCGTTGATATTTTACTAGATCGCTTACCCTGGAGCATCGGTACCGTAAAACTTCCCTGGCTAAAAGAAATAATACATACAGAATGGTAA
- a CDS encoding ATP-binding protein translates to MVKNEESFKKDAYHLNALDLLDEINWFEKVLQTRLKLYFGEECEYESIYDIEPPQSDEKESVFYEFIQFYQLSFSERLILVLALLPHIAPQLLDVFFIKTTLKDRGVTEFGGLKGAYHSGFLPTGETAAFLLAGSDLSKRFRAQQFFDVDHLFKIHNILWLGSSPSNEPILSGQLLINDEYIDLFTGGKLRKPSFSMEFPAKRINTQLEWDDLVLDRHTMQQLGEIKIWLEHGPMLMNEWGMKKKLKPGYKALFHGPPGTGKTLTAGLFGKLAGVDVYRVDLSMVISKYIGETEKNLEKVFTKAEHKNWILFFDEADSLFGKRTSISDAHDKYANQEIAYLLQRLEDYNGLVILSSNMRNNVDEAFGRRLQSIIHFPVPKSNERLLLWRQTFSNKVQLEEDLDIDTIAEKYELAGGSIINVVQYASLMALDRKENIIRGKDILEGIKKEFRKEGKTV, encoded by the coding sequence ATGGTAAAGAATGAAGAATCTTTCAAAAAGGATGCATATCATTTAAATGCATTAGATCTGCTGGATGAAATTAACTGGTTTGAAAAAGTTCTTCAAACAAGATTAAAGCTCTATTTTGGAGAAGAGTGCGAGTATGAATCCATATACGACATAGAACCGCCTCAATCTGATGAGAAAGAATCAGTTTTCTACGAATTCATTCAATTCTACCAACTTTCCTTTTCCGAACGCCTAATTTTAGTTTTAGCATTGCTACCGCATATTGCCCCACAATTACTTGATGTATTTTTTATCAAAACAACATTAAAAGATCGCGGAGTAACAGAATTTGGCGGCTTAAAAGGGGCATACCATAGCGGTTTTTTGCCAACTGGAGAAACTGCAGCCTTTTTATTGGCAGGCAGCGATTTAAGTAAGCGTTTTAGGGCACAGCAGTTTTTTGATGTCGATCATTTATTTAAAATTCATAATATACTTTGGCTTGGCTCATCGCCCTCAAACGAGCCCATTTTAAGTGGCCAACTGTTAATTAATGACGAGTACATTGACCTTTTTACAGGTGGCAAGTTGCGTAAGCCTTCTTTTAGTATGGAATTTCCAGCCAAAAGAATAAACACCCAACTTGAATGGGACGATCTGGTGCTGGACAGACACACTATGCAGCAATTAGGTGAAATTAAGATATGGTTAGAACATGGCCCTATGTTAATGAACGAGTGGGGGATGAAGAAAAAGCTGAAACCTGGTTATAAAGCATTATTTCATGGGCCACCCGGAACAGGAAAAACATTAACCGCTGGGCTTTTTGGTAAACTGGCAGGTGTTGATGTATATCGGGTAGATCTGTCGATGGTAATTTCAAAATACATTGGAGAAACAGAGAAAAATCTGGAAAAAGTATTTACAAAAGCTGAACACAAAAACTGGATCTTGTTTTTTGATGAGGCCGATTCACTATTTGGAAAAAGAACATCAATTTCTGATGCTCACGATAAATATGCAAATCAAGAAATCGCCTATCTGTTGCAGCGCCTTGAAGACTACAATGGCTTAGTTATTTTAAGCTCAAATATGCGTAACAACGTGGATGAAGCATTCGGTAGACGATTACAGTCTATTATCCATTTTCCTGTACCAAAAAGTAATGAACGATTATTACTATGGCGACAAACATTTAGCAATAAAGTACAGCTTGAAGAGGATTTAGATATTGATACCATTGCTGAAAAATACGAATTAGCCGGTGGTTCAATAATAAATGTTGTTCAATATGCTTCTTTAATGGCACTTGATCGCAAAGAAAACATTATTAGAGGAAAAGACATTTTAGAAGGCATAAAAAAAGAATTCAGAAAAGAGGGGAAAACTGTTTAG
- a CDS encoding DUF4157 domain-containing protein — MKDVAVSEPVATPMAAAHQEKILEQSDVATDKAGSDIFFQAKLTVGSPNDPLEDEADAVADQVMRMPQNSFIQRKCAHCEEEEKAQRKPLVAGITTGIQAKAENTSTVSNRVSNAIEATRGGGNKMDNETNSFMSNRFGSDFSDVNIHTDHESIQLSNDLSAKAFTIGNDIYFNEGQYQPQSDEGKHLLAHELTHTLQQGKDSSIKNKKLVQRTTVGAILDEFFSPFSSATQWDMPEGDNYTTIVRAWQPVIDGLTSIKANIASDCATWAASHRTDSSWHAGMTKPPVTDPNAYPLWVSSPPGTDPDTCRNAFILYQGSRIGMGPPIQTLDLYTCSIGSFGLYVTVDSINCASHTATIRVWMYNTMDQSSFGRFASYFPLSGMEPQYMWWNWDEEISWTGAGVTTAPERGSNDW; from the coding sequence ATGAAAGACGTTGCCGTATCAGAGCCTGTTGCAACACCAATGGCAGCAGCTCATCAAGAGAAAATACTAGAGCAAAGTGATGTTGCTACTGATAAAGCTGGTTCCGATATCTTTTTTCAGGCAAAGCTTACAGTCGGATCACCTAATGATCCCTTAGAAGATGAGGCCGATGCGGTAGCAGATCAGGTAATGCGCATGCCTCAAAACTCATTTATTCAAAGAAAATGTGCCCATTGTGAGGAAGAAGAAAAAGCACAGCGAAAACCTTTAGTTGCCGGAATAACAACCGGTATACAGGCAAAAGCCGAAAACACATCAACAGTAAGTAATCGTGTTTCAAATGCCATAGAAGCCACCAGAGGAGGCGGAAACAAAATGGATAACGAGACAAATAGCTTTATGAGCAATCGCTTCGGAAGCGATTTTAGTGACGTTAACATTCATACAGATCATGAATCTATACAGTTAAGTAATGATCTAAGTGCAAAAGCCTTTACCATTGGAAATGATATATACTTTAATGAAGGACAATATCAACCGCAATCTGATGAAGGAAAACATTTACTTGCCCATGAGCTAACACACACATTACAACAGGGGAAAGATTCATCTATAAAAAATAAAAAACTAGTACAAAGAACAACAGTTGGTGCAATATTAGACGAATTCTTTTCCCCATTCTCCAGTGCTACCCAATGGGATATGCCCGAAGGCGATAATTATACCACAATAGTTAGAGCCTGGCAACCGGTAATTGACGGGCTTACCTCAATAAAAGCAAATATTGCTTCAGATTGTGCTACATGGGCTGCCAGTCACCGAACAGATTCATCATGGCATGCCGGAATGACCAAACCCCCGGTAACAGATCCAAATGCTTACCCACTATGGGTTTCGAGCCCGCCAGGTACTGATCCCGACACTTGTAGAAATGCTTTTATACTTTACCAGGGCTCAAGGATAGGTATGGGGCCACCTATACAAACTTTAGATTTATATACCTGCTCAATTGGATCTTTCGGACTTTATGTAACAGTAGATTCCATTAACTGCGCAAGTCACACCGCTACAATAAGAGTTTGGATGTACAATACTATGGATCAATCATCATTTGGAAGATTTGCAAGCTATTTTCCATTAAGTGGAATGGAACCTCAATATATGTGGTGGAACTGGGACGAAGAAATTAGCTGGACAGGTGCCGGTGTTACTACTGCACCGGAAAGGGGTAGCAATGACTGGTAA
- a CDS encoding DUF4157 domain-containing protein, protein MKGTSGSHETVNQQTKVADTPKAASLQNENNQPNSTNELVYHNQPKLKAEVSDQIEASRGSGTQMDGDTQSFMESRFGTGFSDVNIHVGTDASQLSNSLNAKAFTVGKDIYFNENMYHPNSAKGKHLLAHELTHTIQQNGNTIQRSPMPGEDTVQNLESYDAATRQNIHYDIGFNLQTNISLFFQKGIVRDVRSGYNVTYVVKGFDPAEAWVESAMRALILYNFNLNKDATDAAITNITTVQHLDLSGETNPSDAKITGPNAMVRFTSTEFDATGKGAKKIKNVQLAVEKLSNFTAKTSTETSAQRRQRYETTYQITNAVPVRNDPLGDPPDTMSDAKFDQVLEALDIVPTGILSKATGIPIHLGQTPKGPKNESAEYSQIRPKGSTDWKRRITVYGDFFSATLPQKAFIMAHEFGHALDFRPNEGSGGKGGESISADKAKGSFREALGKDGGLGKGMSEYAATKTSESEYFAEAFSLYINQPATLKALRPNIYAYFLVQYP, encoded by the coding sequence ATGAAGGGAACAAGTGGATCACATGAAACTGTAAATCAGCAAACAAAGGTTGCTGATACTCCCAAAGCTGCATCACTCCAAAATGAAAACAATCAACCTAATTCTACTAACGAGCTGGTTTACCATAACCAGCCAAAACTAAAAGCAGAGGTTAGCGACCAGATTGAAGCCTCAAGAGGTTCAGGAACACAAATGGACGGAGACACACAAAGCTTTATGGAAAGCCGGTTTGGAACCGGCTTTTCTGATGTTAACATCCATGTCGGAACAGATGCAAGTCAATTATCTAACTCACTCAATGCAAAAGCCTTTACCGTAGGCAAGGATATATATTTTAATGAAAACATGTATCATCCAAATTCTGCTAAAGGCAAGCACCTGCTAGCACATGAGTTAACACATACCATACAACAAAATGGGAATACGATACAACGTTCACCTATGCCAGGAGAAGATACGGTTCAAAATCTTGAATCATACGATGCTGCTACCAGGCAAAATATCCATTATGATATTGGCTTCAATCTTCAAACAAACATTTCTCTGTTTTTCCAGAAAGGAATAGTAAGAGATGTAAGATCAGGCTACAATGTTACTTATGTTGTAAAAGGTTTTGATCCGGCAGAGGCATGGGTAGAAAGTGCTATGAGGGCATTGATACTTTATAATTTTAACTTGAACAAAGATGCAACAGACGCCGCCATTACTAATATTACTACCGTACAGCATCTGGATTTGAGTGGAGAAACAAATCCATCGGATGCTAAAATAACAGGGCCTAATGCTATGGTCCGATTCACATCAACAGAGTTCGATGCTACCGGAAAGGGAGCCAAAAAAATAAAAAACGTTCAATTGGCTGTAGAAAAGCTGAGCAATTTTACTGCAAAGACATCTACAGAAACCTCGGCACAAAGGCGGCAGAGATATGAAACAACTTACCAGATAACCAACGCAGTTCCGGTAAGAAATGATCCATTGGGCGATCCACCGGATACCATGAGTGATGCAAAATTTGACCAGGTATTAGAAGCTTTAGATATAGTACCAACAGGCATTTTAAGTAAGGCTACAGGTATCCCAATACATTTAGGACAAACTCCGAAAGGTCCAAAAAATGAATCTGCAGAATACAGTCAAATACGTCCGAAGGGCAGTACAGACTGGAAGAGAAGAATTACTGTTTATGGTGATTTCTTTAGTGCCACATTACCACAAAAGGCATTTATCATGGCCCATGAATTTGGTCATGCTTTAGATTTCAGACCCAATGAAGGTTCTGGCGGAAAAGGAGGGGAATCCATAAGTGCCGATAAGGCTAAAGGAAGCTTTAGAGAAGCATTAGGAAAAGACGGTGGCCTGGGCAAAGGGATGAGTGAATATGCTGCAACAAAAACCTCAGAAAGTGAATATTTTGCTGAGGCATTTTCCTTATACATAAATCAGCCAGCTACTTTAAAAGCACTTCGTCCAAATATATACGCTTACTTCCTTGTTCAATATCCATAA